One Candidatus Hydrogenedentota bacterium DNA segment encodes these proteins:
- a CDS encoding hydrolase, producing the protein MSKYTYRRLDKDDVAVLLVDHQSGLTNLVHDFSPDDFKNNVLALADSAAYFQLPTILTTSFEDGPNGPLVPELKQMFPNAPYIARPGQINAWDNPDFVDAVKATGKKQLLIAGIVTEVCVAFPALSALEEGYDVFIVTDASGTFNKTTRDAAWSRMESAGAQLLTWFGAACELHRDWRNDVEGLGALFSNHLPSYRCLITSYMAGK; encoded by the coding sequence ATGAGCAAGTACACCTACCGCCGCCTTGACAAGGACGATGTCGCCGTCCTGCTGGTCGATCACCAATCCGGATTGACCAACCTCGTTCACGATTTCTCGCCGGACGACTTCAAGAACAACGTGCTGGCCCTGGCCGACAGTGCGGCCTATTTCCAGCTGCCGACGATTCTGACGACAAGCTTCGAGGATGGTCCCAACGGCCCGTTGGTTCCCGAATTGAAGCAGATGTTTCCCAATGCCCCGTATATCGCCCGTCCGGGCCAGATTAACGCCTGGGACAACCCGGATTTTGTCGATGCCGTGAAAGCGACCGGGAAAAAGCAACTGCTGATCGCCGGCATCGTCACCGAAGTTTGCGTTGCCTTTCCCGCACTGTCGGCCCTGGAGGAGGGTTACGACGTGTTCATCGTTACCGATGCCTCCGGCACCTTTAACAAGACCACGCGGGACGCCGCCTGGTCGCGCATGGAATCCGCCGGCGCGCAACTGTTGACCTGGTTCGGCGCGGCGTGCGAGCTGCACCGGGACTGGCGCAATGACGTCGAGGGCCTCGGTGCGCTCTTCTCGAATCACCTGCCATCGTACCGCTGCCTGATCACCAGTTATATGGCCGGGAAGTAG
- a CDS encoding PilZ domain-containing protein codes for MVKTSDLRESNRRPIHGRAEVRLGNGVVVEGEAKDISLQGLMFHSERRLPVGKSVRIVLIPECDPPSCRINAGGFVARLHDEGVAVRFTDIGPEALQYLSEAVLHACAERRPHL; via the coding sequence ATGGTCAAAACGAGCGATCTACGGGAATCCAACAGACGCCCCATTCATGGCCGGGCCGAGGTGCGCCTGGGCAACGGCGTGGTGGTCGAGGGGGAAGCCAAGGATATCAGCCTCCAGGGGCTTATGTTCCACTCCGAACGGCGGCTTCCCGTGGGCAAGTCCGTCCGCATTGTACTCATACCCGAATGCGATCCGCCGAGTTGCCGGATTAACGCGGGGGGATTTGTCGCCCGCCTTCACGACGAGGGCGTCGCCGTGCGCTTCACGGATATCGGGCCGGAGGCCCTGCAATACCTGAGCGAGGCCGTGCTCCACGCGTGCGCGGAACGGCGTCCGCACCTCTGA
- a CDS encoding ABC transporter ATP-binding protein, translating to MDQCIETFKLQKTYGDTVAVADLDLQVRRGCFYGFLGPNGAGKSTTIKMLTGIVAPTSGDARILGHSLRRHPLQIKRRIGVVPEDLCVFENLTAREYLAFVGRMYKLPRAVAIARAEELLALLGLADANRTLILEFSHGMKKKIALAAALIHDPDLLFLDEPFEGIDAVASRTIKDVLLQMTARGRTIFLTSHILAIVEQLCTHVGIIHEGRLIAQGALADVAAGESLETRFVRIVGREETPQGLSWLARTAP from the coding sequence ATGGATCAGTGCATCGAAACTTTCAAGCTGCAAAAGACCTACGGCGACACCGTGGCCGTCGCGGATCTCGATCTACAGGTCCGGCGCGGCTGTTTCTACGGCTTTCTCGGCCCCAACGGCGCCGGCAAGTCCACCACCATCAAAATGCTCACCGGCATCGTTGCGCCCACATCCGGCGACGCCCGCATCCTCGGCCACTCCCTTCGGCGCCACCCGCTCCAGATCAAACGCCGCATCGGCGTCGTCCCAGAAGACCTCTGCGTCTTCGAAAACCTCACCGCCCGCGAGTACCTGGCCTTCGTCGGGCGCATGTATAAGTTGCCGCGCGCCGTCGCGATCGCGCGTGCGGAAGAGCTGCTCGCCCTCCTGGGCCTGGCGGACGCCAACCGGACCCTTATTCTCGAATTCTCTCACGGCATGAAGAAGAAGATCGCGCTCGCCGCGGCGCTCATCCACGATCCCGACCTGCTCTTCCTTGACGAACCCTTCGAAGGCATCGACGCCGTCGCATCCCGCACGATAAAGGACGTCCTGCTTCAGATGACCGCCCGCGGCCGGACCATCTTCCTCACCTCGCATATCCTGGCCATCGTCGAGCAGCTCTGCACCCACGTCGGCATCATCCACGAGGGCCGCCTCATCGCCCAGGGCGCGCTCGCCGACGTCGCCGCCGGCGAATCCCTGGAAACACGCTTCGTGCGCATCGTCGGCCGCGAGGAGACGCCCCAGGGCCTCTCCTGGCTCGCCAGAACGGCACCCTGA
- a CDS encoding alpha/beta fold hydrolase codes for MASTVALSLTKWSLDVASRLIRSDARLHNYEAITDDMAIIFVVNHFTRLETMLLPYIVHKHTGKEVWGLAAGELFKGRIGRYLRSTGTISTSDPDRDRIIVRTLLTGEHPWMIFPEGAMIKDKKVVDPSGEFSIYSNGKRRPPHTGAAVLALRAEYYRHKLACLDARPDGDGGFARALEHFDLTPDTDVLSRRTVIIPVNITYFPMRARDNFVLRMARRFAKELDTRAVEELSVEGTVLSEDTDIDITLGEPIDVREYLNKPEYASVMACGLNDMQALETDPGSLFNDAARDLMLRYMASIYQLTTINYDHIFATIIRHQPPQAFSERAYRNRIFLCVHQLRKIGRHRLHGVLDRTYRDIVFEDPSAKFVDFMTLCLQESLIIEEGDLYVKNRALERGKAPFHAIRFQELTEVIANEIEPLDEVTEIIKKVAHLPRPLLSRQIRDIFLEEDARYFEEDYAEYYTPGESKNPEIGRPYFLKPLRPRAGIVLAHGYMAAPEEVRAMAEYFYQQGYAVYAVRLRGHGTAPEDLAERTWEDWYHSFNRGYAVIKSVTDHIIVGGFSTGGCLALLAAARKGIKVQAAFTVCAPLQVNNYSVRLVPSIVSLNAILKRLGQARESWEYIVNEPENRHINYDRNPLKGVYQLVRLMNATEQCLPEIRVPTMVIQAARDPIVNPISGQQLFDRLGAEFKELILLERNRHGIVNGEGREHVFAHLRHFLDRAPAHGISNLAGPASAEANNEYCESPTWGIR; via the coding sequence ATGGCCTCAACAGTAGCCCTGTCCCTGACCAAGTGGTCCCTGGACGTGGCGTCGCGGCTCATTCGTTCGGATGCGCGGCTGCATAATTACGAGGCGATCACGGATGACATGGCGATCATCTTCGTCGTCAACCATTTCACGCGCCTCGAAACGATGCTCCTGCCGTATATCGTCCACAAGCACACCGGCAAGGAGGTGTGGGGGCTGGCGGCCGGGGAGCTTTTCAAGGGGCGCATCGGGCGCTACCTGCGATCGACCGGCACGATTTCCACATCCGATCCCGACCGGGACCGGATCATTGTGCGGACGCTTCTGACGGGCGAGCACCCCTGGATGATCTTTCCCGAGGGGGCGATGATCAAGGACAAGAAGGTTGTCGACCCGTCGGGAGAATTCTCCATCTACAGCAACGGTAAGCGCCGCCCGCCGCACACGGGCGCGGCGGTGCTCGCGCTGCGGGCGGAGTACTACCGCCACAAGCTGGCCTGCCTCGATGCGCGGCCCGATGGCGATGGCGGCTTCGCGCGCGCGCTCGAGCACTTCGATCTGACGCCGGACACCGATGTGCTTTCCCGGCGCACGGTGATCATTCCGGTCAACATTACGTACTTCCCAATGCGCGCGCGGGACAATTTCGTCTTGCGGATGGCCCGGCGATTCGCGAAGGAGCTGGACACGCGCGCGGTGGAGGAACTCTCCGTCGAGGGAACGGTGCTCTCGGAGGACACGGACATCGACATCACGCTGGGGGAGCCGATCGATGTGCGGGAGTACCTGAACAAGCCCGAGTACGCCTCGGTGATGGCCTGTGGGCTGAACGACATGCAGGCGCTGGAGACCGACCCCGGGTCCCTGTTCAACGATGCGGCGCGCGACCTGATGCTGCGCTATATGGCGTCCATCTACCAGCTGACGACGATCAACTACGACCACATTTTCGCGACCATCATCCGGCACCAGCCGCCGCAGGCCTTTTCCGAACGCGCCTACCGCAACCGGATATTCCTTTGTGTCCACCAGCTGCGCAAGATCGGGCGCCACCGGCTGCATGGCGTGCTCGATCGCACCTACCGCGACATCGTTTTCGAGGACCCCAGCGCGAAGTTCGTCGACTTCATGACCTTGTGCCTCCAGGAGTCGCTCATTATTGAGGAGGGTGACCTGTACGTTAAGAACCGCGCGCTGGAGCGGGGGAAGGCCCCCTTTCACGCAATCCGGTTTCAGGAGCTTACCGAAGTCATCGCCAACGAGATCGAGCCGCTCGACGAGGTCACCGAGATTATCAAGAAGGTGGCGCACCTGCCGCGCCCGCTACTTTCCCGCCAGATTCGCGATATCTTTCTGGAGGAGGACGCCCGCTATTTCGAGGAGGATTACGCGGAGTATTACACGCCCGGTGAGAGCAAGAACCCCGAGATCGGGCGTCCGTACTTTCTCAAGCCCTTGCGGCCGCGGGCCGGCATCGTGCTCGCGCACGGTTACATGGCGGCCCCGGAGGAGGTGCGGGCGATGGCCGAATACTTCTACCAGCAGGGTTACGCGGTGTACGCCGTGCGGCTGCGCGGGCACGGAACGGCCCCCGAGGACCTCGCCGAGCGGACGTGGGAAGACTGGTATCACTCCTTCAACCGCGGGTACGCCGTCATCAAGAGCGTCACGGACCATATTATCGTCGGCGGGTTCTCCACGGGCGGCTGCCTGGCGCTGCTCGCGGCCGCGCGCAAGGGCATCAAGGTGCAGGCCGCGTTTACGGTCTGTGCGCCTCTGCAGGTCAACAACTACTCGGTGCGCCTGGTGCCGTCGATTGTGAGCCTGAACGCCATTCTCAAGCGCCTGGGGCAGGCCCGGGAATCCTGGGAATACATCGTCAACGAGCCGGAGAACCGGCACATCAATTATGATCGCAACCCGTTGAAGGGGGTGTACCAGCTTGTGCGCCTGATGAACGCCACGGAGCAGTGCCTCCCGGAAATCCGCGTGCCCACGATGGTGATCCAGGCGGCGCGCGATCCCATTGTGAATCCGATCAGCGGGCAGCAGCTGTTTGACCGGCTCGGGGCCGAATTCAAGGAGTTGATTCTGCTGGAACGGAACCGGCATGGTATCGTGAACGGGGAGGGCCGGGAGCATGTGTTTGCGCACCTGCGCCATTTCCTGGACCGCGCGCCGGCGCACGGAATCAGCAACCTGGCGGGCCCGGCATCCGCGGAAGCAAACAATGAATACTGCGAAAGCCCGACCTGGGGAATTCGTTGA
- a CDS encoding helix-turn-helix transcriptional regulator, with the protein MTAPSRKSVGCPVETTLAIVGGRWKVLVLHHLLQGTRRFAELHRQLAGISHRTLTKQLRELESAGIIHREVYPVVPPKVEYSLTALGRSLEPVLMAMHRWGEDYERRRDP; encoded by the coding sequence ATGACGGCGCCAAGTCGAAAGTCCGTGGGCTGCCCCGTCGAAACGACGCTGGCAATCGTCGGTGGGCGTTGGAAAGTCCTGGTGTTGCATCACTTGCTACAGGGAACCAGGCGCTTCGCCGAATTGCACCGCCAACTTGCCGGGATTTCACACAGGACGCTGACCAAGCAGCTGCGCGAGTTGGAATCCGCGGGCATAATTCACCGGGAGGTTTACCCGGTGGTTCCGCCGAAAGTGGAGTATTCTCTCACGGCGCTGGGCCGATCGCTGGAGCCGGTGCTTATGGCGATGCACCGCTGGGGCGAGGACTATGAGCGGCGGCGGGATCCGTGA